In Paenibacillus protaetiae, the genomic stretch TCTCATTCAGATCGCGTGCCGATTGCAGGTCGCGGCCAAATGGTTTTTCAATAATAAGACGTTTCCAGCCTTTTGTAGCGCCCAGGCCGCTGGCTTGAATGTTAGCCGCGATAACCTCAAAAAATTCAGGGCCTACCGACAGGTAGAACATCCGGTTTTCAGGAAGGTTAAGCTCTTGCTCTCTTTGTTTCACCAGCTCAAGAAGCTTCACATAATCTTCTGGACGGCCTACGTCCAATGCGCTGTAACGGAACGCGCCAAGGAAATCCTTGAACGACTTTTGATCAGTTACTGCGCGTCTAGAGAAAGTATGGATCGATTGCTCAACTTGCTTTTGGAAATCTTCATGAGCAATTTCACGTCTTCCCAGCCCGATGATCGAAAACTTCTCAGGCATTTTTTGGTCCAAAAATAAATTGTACAAGGCAGGGAAAATTTTTCTTTTCGCTAAATCCCCTGTTGCACCAAACAAGACGAAAGTCATGTCCATGGTTTTCTCCTCCTATCCTTAGAGGTTACTTAAAATCACCTACAAAACTACCGTCCACCATGATACTGCTAGATTTTCAATTCGTCAATATAGATTTGACAACTTTGTGAATCCATGAAAACCCTTTCATTGCAGGCATTTCGTGTGTTATAGTTAATATATTCACATCTCAGATTTCATAAAATTACAAGGTAAACTATGATTACCAAGTAAAGAGGGTGACCCGATGAACAACGCTGCCCGGCTGCTGCCCCTGCGTGAAAAAGTAGAGGCCGCCCATCAGCTCATCAGCAAAAAATGGGTAAGTCTCATCATCCTTACCCTGATGGAAGAACCAAAACGTTTTAGCGAAATCCAATGCAAAATTCCCGACCTTAGCAAAAGAATGCTGATTGAACGCATCAAAGAACTGGAGGAAGCAGGCATCATCATCCGCAACGCCATCAAGGACAAGCCCGTAAGGACTGAATATTCCTTGACCCGAAAAGGAACCGAGCTTGGCAGAGCGTTAAGCGCGGTCGACCATTGGGCCGGCAAATGGCTGTAGCTTGCCGCATCATTGACGATACAGACGAAAAAAAGGACTGCAAGGAAGCGGATGCTTCTTCTGCAGTCCTTTATTATGGATTCCGGCCGTCGAACGTGCCGATCAGGCTTTTATGAATCCAGATGGCGGCCTGGCTGCCGTCGCCCATAGCAATGGTCACCATCTCCGAATGGCTGGTCACATCTCCTGCCGCCCACACATAATCGGCAGTTGTCAGCTTCGTCCTCGGGTTTGTAATGACATGCCGGTTGTCCGTCAGACCTGCCCCCAGCTGTTCCGCAAGCCCCGACCGCACTTCATTGCCGCCAAAAGCTAAAAATGACTTGCTGCACCGTATGGCGGTGCCGTCCTTGAGCATAACGCCCCGAAACTGCGATTCATCTTCGACTTCAATCTTTGCAACCGGCTGTTCGTAATACGGAATGTCCTGCCCGGCCAGCTGCGCCAGCAGTTCGCCGGGCACATCCGCTGTTTCATGATTGATGTATATAATGCGGCTTGTCCAATGCCTTAGCGTCAGCGCCATATTTGCGCCGGCCGTGCCGGAGCCGATCACAGCCACTTGCTGATCCGCCACCTCATAACCGTCGCAGTCCGGGCATATGTATACACTGATGCCCAAGCACGGAATAAGCTCCCGGAAGCCGGGAATGCGGTCTTTAACGCCCGTAGCGAGCAGCAGTCTGGCGCCGGTTATTT encodes the following:
- a CDS encoding winged helix-turn-helix transcriptional regulator, producing the protein MNNAARLLPLREKVEAAHQLISKKWVSLIILTLMEEPKRFSEIQCKIPDLSKRMLIERIKELEEAGIIIRNAIKDKPVRTEYSLTRKGTELGRALSAVDHWAGKWL
- a CDS encoding NAD(P)/FAD-dependent oxidoreductase, which codes for MQYDCVIVGGGFAGLQAAIQLGRYRHKIAVVDAAEGRSAYCRNYDNLIGWPEGVSGMKLRAAGRLQAERLGVRFIAGTAVTARRRTECFVLELESGEEITGARLLLATGVKDRIPGFRELIPCLGISVYICPDCDGYEVADQQVAVIGSGTAGANMALTLRHWTSRIIYINHETADVPGELLAQLAGQDIPYYEQPVAKIEVEDESQFRGVMLKDGTAIRCSKSFLAFGGNEVRSGLAEQLGAGLTDNRHVITNPRTKLTTADYVWAAGDVTSHSEMVTIAMGDGSQAAIWIHKSLIGTFDGRNP